In one window of Mytilus trossulus isolate FHL-02 chromosome 7, PNRI_Mtr1.1.1.hap1, whole genome shotgun sequence DNA:
- the LOC134725337 gene encoding coilin-like encodes MAAPMVTHVRIKVYFENNEFDASWLLIDTDDLRTMKDVQRHISLKFLGKAVPLYLSLQGCLLPDWEKSVILRDNDCVNAKCIHQDSFENQTILLLNEQDGDIIVKSDKKKKHKHDKEKSEDKLTSNYAENKDTYSNEKDMQIATSSSVPMETSPPKQKHKKKKHKHKHETVDNMQTEQQTEKKRKRKHCPEEKIEDVSFDEPVGKKKAVNSCELELSLKPSMSQKNNSIERFPDSDSAPTNMTKLSSISVAGENKIENTILLGEHGKGSEKKEKRKRVRKRKRKSVTETPPQTQNLDTNVVKNAWNWNTGKTFNSEPINSKANGKHKKFTSDSNDSSEEDALTNKSEKHNSSINYSYDYGNTTENKDLTQTDTTVTYNNSYSRQSKSDNQIICDRKTDWNKSVNRSGYAEETVQSPNKRSEKIADQPSVLSTSYLSNGVAVYSRNRRKQQQNSKQYPELTKEDQLNTKLTNVSVILQNTSFDNKQQGNEYPEKETSAIYEAVPVDYSKFPDLIGPPRPGDRLAYKVIELSETYTPEVSDYKEAIVVSYIPATKTVELENQQEGKSKLNMNGKFEVVFEDEENIATETDLKVFLPLESLIEPKLLS; translated from the exons ATGGCTGCGCCCATGGTCACACACGTTCGAATTAAAGTGTATTTTGAAAACAACGAGTTTGATGCTTCGTGGTTATTAATCGATACAGATGATCTCAGGACAATGAAAGATGTACAGAGACATATATCCTTGAAATTTCTTGGAAAAGCTGTCCCTctttatttatctttacaaGGATGTTTACTTCCAGATTGGGAGAAGTCAGTTATTTTAAGAGACAATGATTGTGTTAATGCCAAGTGTATCCATCAAGATAG CTTTGAAAACCAAACTATTTTACTATTGAATGAACAAGATGGGGACATTATTGTCAAAtctgataaaaagaaaaaacataaacatgataaagaaaaaagtgaAGATAAACTAACATCTAATTATGCAGAAAACAAGGACACATATTCAAATGAGAAGGACATGCAAATTGCAACAAGTAGTAGTGTTCCCATGGAAACTTCAccaccaaaacaaaaacacaagaaAAAGAAGCATAAGCATAAACATGAAACTGTTGATAACATGCAAACTGaacaacaaacagaaaagaaaagaaaaaggaaacACTGTCCTGaggaaaaaatagaagatgtcAGCTTTGATGAGCCTGTTGGTAAGAAAAAGGCAGTTAATTCATGTGAACTTGAACTGTCATTGAAACCAAGTATGtcacaaaaaaacaattccATTGAAAGATTTCCAGATTCAGATTCTGCTCCAACTAACATGACTAAGCTGAGTAGTATCAGTGTTGcaggtgaaaataaaattgaaaatacaattttattagGTGAACATGGAAAAGGAAGTGAAAAGAAAGAGAAAAGGAAAAGGGtaagaaaaaggaaaagaaaaagtGTAACAGAGACTCCTCCTCAAACACAGAACTTGGACACTAATGTTGTTAAAAATGCATGGAATTGGAACACAGGAAAAACCTTTAATAGTGaaccaataaattcaaaagCAAACGGAAAACACAAGAAATTTACGTCTGACAGTAATGATAGTAGTGAGGAAGACGCTCTCACTAATAAGAGTGAGAAACATAATTCCTCAATTAATTATTCATATGATTATGGTAACACTACGGAAAATAAGGATCTGACTCAAACTGATACTACAGTAACATATAACAATTCATATTCAAGACAGTCTAAATCAGACAACCAGATTATATGTGATAGAAAAACAGACTGGAATAAATCAGTAAATAGATCTGGTTATGCAGAAGAGACAGTCCAAAGTCCAAATAAGAGAAGTGAAAAGATTGCAGACCAACCATCAGTATTATCAACAAGTTATTTATCAAATGGAGTTGCTGTATATTCAAGAAATCGGCGAAAACAACAACAGAATTCAAAACAATATCCTGAGCTGACTAAAGAAGATCAATTGAATACAAAACTGACAAATGTGTCAGTTATTTTACAG AATACATCATTTGATAACAAACAGCAAGGTAATGAGTACCCTGAAAAAGAGACATCAGCAATTTATGAAGCAGTACCAGTAGATTACAGCAAGTTTCCAGATTTGATTGGTCCACCCAGACCTGGAGATAGACTGGCATATAAA gTTATTGAATTGTCAGAGACATATACGCCTGAAGTTTCTGATTATAAg GAGGCCATAGTTGTCAGTTACATCCCAGCAACAAAAACTGTCGAGTTAGAGAATCAACAGGAAGGAAAGTCAA AACTGAATATGAATGGAAAATTTGAAGTAGTTTTTGAAGATGAAGAAAACATTGCAACAGAAACAGATTTAAAG gttTTCCTACCACTAGAATCATTGATAGAACCAAAACTGTTATCCTAA